From one Mytilus trossulus isolate FHL-02 chromosome 10, PNRI_Mtr1.1.1.hap1, whole genome shotgun sequence genomic stretch:
- the LOC134686530 gene encoding uncharacterized protein LOC134686530: MKVRKPHFRNVIFIFVCIGLVAVICLNDLTKHAINKTMNGMQGNSHIQEVFDEKLFSASYGNINQSLDNNIISLTSNNESNTFDGNLQSNGTGGKSHLFIFFGTRPELIKLVILIQKLRKSTNFIARTVFTGQHMEIIAPFLKLFNVKIDITFNHTLQKGQSLNSLVGKIFLQANTLQSNHRDIWIVQGDTTSAMAIAISAFHKGIRIAHVEAGLRSYDMQSPFPEEFNRKTITSIATYNFAPTERNRRNLLFEGVDSTRIFVTGNTVIDAVKYIQSTNQTKQPIGLQTLSVEMLVLLTMHRRENMYRMTNLYNIIQSFKCPKCLFVVPVHPNPSAAKPALHICNVDKRFLCTSPLTYEELHWVLKKSKFLLTDSGGLQEEATWYNLPTLVLRNNTERVECLMEGLSTLVNEETLSAEMNNLISKTNHKNKTKTYPYGEGDASSKIVNILTKTDLAIHSIIKRPIDFTPPSNHTIAVVLQVFKRNGLDKQLRDAVSQTLQPSTIVVLQNGFHVNVAQTINIFRKGNPKIDIQHIASSKNLRFHSRFHIAYLLKEDYISVWDDDMTIGKEWLKYCVDLSKTYHNAVIGANGRSFKKVHLERNMMVQEDRLGFNDFVGHTWTLPRVYLKAYVTMTPFTLYTGEDVQLAYAMQQIGIKCFRPQQSGQKIAKNTSSTKDKNASFRTNQTPRELLFCTLLKHNFRYINCINCNDTHIIDECLSKKYVQAMAVEKAAIEKDITDNVHAWS, from the coding sequence ATGAAAGTTCGTAAACCACATTTCCGAAATGTGATTTTCATTTTCGTTTGCATTGGTTTAGTAGCTGTGATCTGTTTAAATGACTTGACAAAACACGCCATTAATAAAACTATGAATGGGATGCAAGGCAACAGTCATATACaagaagtttttgatgaaaaactTTTTTCAGCTTCGTATGGAAACATAAATCAGTCACTTGATAATAACATCATATCGCTAACATCGAACAACGAAAGTAATACATTTGATGGGAATTTGCAGTCCAATGGTACTGGTGGTAAAAGTcatctgtttatctttttcggAACAAGACCGGAACTAATTAAATTAGTCATTCTAATTCAAAAGCTTAGAAAGTCTACAAATTTCATTGCAAGAACTGTATTTACTGGACAACATATGGAAATAATTGCTCCAtttcttaaactttttaatGTAAAGATAGATATTACATTCAATCATACACTACAAAAAGGCCAATCACTGAATAGTTTAGTaggcaaaatatttttacaggcAAATACACTTCAATCGAACCACAGAGACATTTGGATAGTTCAAGGTGATACAACGTCAGCAATGGCAATAGCAATATCAGCTTTTCATAAAGGAATACGAATTGCTCATGTCGAAGCCGGGCTCCGTTCGTATGACATGCAGTCTCCCTTCCCAGAGGAATTTAATCGTAAAACAATCACATCTATAGCTACGTATAACTTTGCTCCAACTGAACGAAATCGAAGAAATTTACTTTTTGAGGGAGTAGATAGTACTCGTATTTTTGTTACCGGAAATACAGTTATCGATGCAGTAAAGTACATACAATCAACTAACCAGACTAAACAACCTATTGGACTGCAAACATTATCAGTTGAAATGCTAGTACTTTTAACAATGCACCGAAGAGAGAACATGTATAGAATGACAAATTTGTACAATATCATACAATCCTTCAAGTGTCCGAAGTGTTTGTTTGTAGTGCCAGTGCATCCCAATCCCAGTGCAGCTAAACCTGCATTACATATTTGTAATGTAGATAAAAGATTTCTATGTACCTCTCCTTTAACATATGAAGAACTCCATTGGgtcttaaaaaaatcaaaattcttaTTAACTGATTCTGGTGGACTGCAAGAAGAAGCAACTTGGTACAATTTACCAACATTGGTTCTAAGAAATAACACAGAACGAGTAGAATGTCTGATGGAAGGTTTGTCGACATTAGTTAACGAAGAAACTTTATCTGCTGAAATGAACAATTTGATTTCAAAAACgaatcataaaaacaaaacaaaaacatatccGTATGGAGAGGGTGATGCTTCTTCAAAAATTGTTAATATACTTACTAAAACCGATCTGGCTATACATAGCATAATTAAAAGGCCTATAGATTTCACACCACCATCAAATCATACTATTGCCGTTGTACTTCAGGTTTTCAAACGCAACGGTTTAGATAAGCAGTTACGTGATGCCGTATCACAAACACTACAGCCTTCTACAATTGTAGTACTACAAAATGGATTCCATGTCAATGTAGCACAAACAATTAACATTTTCCGAAAAGGAAATCCTAAAATAGATATACAGCATATTGCATCAAGTAAGAACTTGCGCTTCCATAGCAGATTTCACATAGCATATTTATTAAAAGAGGATTATATTTCAGTATGGGACGATGACATGACAATAGGAAAAGAATGGTTAAAGTATTGTGTTGATCTGTCTAAAACATATCACAATGCCGTTATTGGTGCTAACGGGAGATCATTCAAGAAAGTCCATCTGGAGAGAAATATGATGGTACAAGAAGATAGATTAGGATTTAATGATTTCGTGGGTCATACCTGGACCTTACCTCGCGTGTATCTGAAGGCCTATGTGACAATGACACCGTTTACACTTTACACTGGTGAAGATGTTCAGCTAGCCTACGCAATGCAACAAATTGGTATCAAGTGTTTTCGACCACAACAGAGTGGacaaaaaattgccaaaaataCGTCGAGCACTAAGGATAAAAACGCATCGTTTAGAACTAACCAAACACCTAGAGAATTATTATTTTGCACACTTTTAAAGCACAATTTCAGATATATAAACTGCATTAACTGTAATGATACACATATTATCGATGAatgtttaagtaaaaaatatgttcaagcTATGGCTGTAGAAAAGGCTGCGATCGAAAAAGACATAACAGATAATGTCCATGCATGGTCATAG
- the LOC134688108 gene encoding zinc finger protein 728-like → MTPFASRIYLVENKRWLCYNVDLTIDRKHHAGQVKKPYKVDVVLDLGSRPYKVDVVLDLGSRPYKVDVVLDLGSRPYKVDVVLDLGSRPYKVDVVLELGSRPYKVDVVLDLGSRPYKVDVVLDLGSRPYKVDVVLDLGSRPYKVDVVLDLGSRPYKVDVVLDLDLGSRPYKVDVVLDLGSRPYKVDVVLDLGSRPYKVDVVLDLGSRPYKVDVVLDLGSRPYKVDVVLDLGSRPYKVDVVLDMGSRPYKVDVLLDLGSRPYKVDVVLDLGSRPYKVDVVLDLGSRPYKVDVVLDLGSRPSKVDVVLDLGSRPYKVDVVLDLGSRPYKEDVVLDLGSRPYKVDVVLDLGSRPYKVDVVLDMGSRPYKVDVVLDLGSRPYKVDVVLDLGPRPYKVDVVLDLGSRPYKVDVVLDLGSRPYKVDVVLDLGLRPYKVDVVLDLGSRPYKVDVVLDLGSRPYKVDVVLDLGSRPYKVDVVLDLGSRPYKVDVVLDLGSRPYKVDVVLDLGSRPYKVDVVLDLGSRPYKVDVVLDLVSRPYKVGGVLDLGSRPYKVDVVLDLGSRPYTVDVVLDLGSRPYKVDVVLDLGSRPYKVDVVLDLGSRPYKVDVVLDLGSRPYKVDVHVVLDLGSRPYKVNVVLDLGFRPYKVDVVLDLGSRPYKVDVVLDLGSRPYKIDVVLDLGSRPYKVDVVLDLGSRPYKVDVVLDLGSRPYKVDVVLDLDLGSRPYKVDVVLDLGSRPYKVDVVLDLGSRPYKVDVVLDLGSRPYKVDVVLDLGSRPYKVDVVLDLGSRPYKVDVVLDLVSRPYKVGGVLDLGSRPYKVDVVLDLGSRPYTVDVVLDLGSRPYKVDVVLDLGSRPYKVDVVLDLGSRPYKVDVVLDLGSRPYKVDVHVVLDLGSRPYKVNVVLDLGFRPYKVDVVLDLGSRPYKVDVVLDLGSRPYKIDVVLDLGSRPYKVDVVLDLGSRPYKVDVVLDLGSRPYKVDVVLDLGSRPYKVDVVLDLTI, encoded by the exons ATGACTCCTTTTGCATCACGCATTTATCTTGTAGAAAACAAACGATGGTTATGTTATAATGTAGATTTGACGATAGACAGAAAACATCATGCAGGTcaagtaaaaaa ACCATATAAAGTAGATGTTGTTCTAGACCTGGGTTCTAGACCATATAAAGTAGATGTTGTTCTAGACCTGGGTTCTAGACCATATAAAGTAGATGTTGTTCTAGACCTGGGTTCTAGACCATATAAAGTAGATGTTGTTCTAGACCTGGGTTCTAGACCATATAAAGTAGACGTTGTTCTAGAACTGGGTTCTAGACCATATAAAGTAGATGTTGTTCTAGACCTGGGTTCAAGACCATATAAAGTAGACGTTGTTCTAGACCTGGGTTCTAGACCATATAAAGTAGATGTTGTTCTAGACCTGGGTTCTAGACCATATAAAGTAGACGTTGTTCTAGACCTGGGTTCTAGACCATATAAAGTAGATGTTGTTCTAGACCTTG ACCTGGGTTCTAGACCATATAAAGTAGACGTTGTTCTAGACCTGGGTTCTAGACCATATAAAGTAGATGTTGTTCTAGACCTGGGTTCTAGACCATATAAAGTAGATGTTGTTCTAGACCTGGGTTCTAGACCATATAAAGTAGATGTTGTTCTAGACCTGGGTTCTAGACCATATAAAGTAGATGTTGTTCTAGACCTGGGTTCTAGACCATATAAAGTAGATGTTGTTCTAGACATGGGTTCTAGACCATATAAAGTAGACGTTCTTCTAGACCTGGGTTCTAGACCATATAAAGTAGACGTTGTTCTAGACCTGGGTTCTAGACCATATAAAGTAGACGTTGTTCTAGACCTGGGTTCTAGACCATATAAAGTAGACGTTGTTCTAGACCTGGGTTCTAGACCATCTAAAGTAGATGTTGTTCTAGACCTGGGTTCTAGACCATATAAAGTAGATGTTGTTCTAGACCTGGGTTCTAGACCatataaagaagatgttgtTCTAGACCTGGGTTCTAGACCATATAAAGTAGACGTTGTTCTAGACCTGGGTTCTAGACCATATAAAGTAGATGTTGTTCTAGACATGGGTTCCAGACCATATAAAGTAGACGTTGTTCTAGACCTTGGTTCTAGACCATATAAAGTAGACGTTGTTCTAGACCTGGGTCCTAGACCATATAAAGTAGACGTTGTTCTAGACCTGGGTTCTAGACCATATAAAGTAGACGTTGTTCTAGACCTGGGTTCTAGACCATATAAAGTAGATGTTGTTCTAGACCTGGGTTTAAGACCATATAAAGTAGATGTTGTTCTAGACCTGGGTTCTAGACCATATAAAGTAGATGTTGTTTTAGACCTGGGTTCTAGACCATATAAAGTAGATGTTGTTCTAGATTTGGGTTCTAGACCATATAAAGTAGACGTTGTTCTAGACCTGGGTTCTAGACCATATAAAGTAGATGTTGTTCTAGACCTGGGTTCTAGACCATATAAAGTAGATGTTGTTTTAGACCTGGGTTCTAGACCATATAAAGTAGATGTTGTTCTAGATTTGGGTTCTAGACCATATAAAGTAGACGTTGTTCTAGACCTGGTTTCTAGACCATATAAAGTAGGCGGTGTTCTAGACCTGGGTTCTAGACCATATAAAGTAGACGTTGTTCTAGACCTAGGTTCTAGACCATATACAGTAGACGTTGTTCTAGACCTGGGTTCTAGACCATATAAAGTAGATGTTGTTCTAGACCTGGGTTCTAGACCATATAAAGTAGACGTTGTTCTAGACCTGGGTTCTAGACCATATAAAGTAGATGTTGTTCTAGACCTGGGTTCTAGACCATATAAAGTAGATGTACATGTTGTTCTAGACCTTGGTTCTAGACCATATAAAGTAAACGTTGTTCTAGACCTGGGTTTTCGACCATATAAAGTAGATGTTGTTCTAGACCTGGGTTCTAGACCATATAAAGTAGATGTTGTTCTAGACCTGGGTTCTAGACCATATAAAATAGATGTTGTTCTAGACCTAGGTTCTAGACCATATAAAGTAGATGTTGTTCTAGACCTGGGTTCTAGACCATATAAAGTAGACGTTGTTCTAGACCTGGGTTCTAGACCATATAAAGTAGATGTTGTTTTAGACCTGG ACCTGGGTTCTAGACCATATAAAGTAGATGTTGTTCTAGATTTGGGTTCTAGACCATATAAAGTAGACGTTGTTCTAGACCTGGGTTCTAGACCATATAAAGTAGATGTTGTTCTAGACCTGGGTTCTAGACCATATAAAGTAGATGTTGTTTTAGACCTGGGTTCTAGACCATATAAAGTAGATGTTGTTCTAGATTTGGGTTCTAGACCATATAAAGTAGACGTTGTTCTAGACCTGGTTTCTAGACCATATAAAGTAGGCGGTGTTCTAGACCTGGGTTCTAGACCATATAAAGTAGACGTTGTTCTAGACCTAGGTTCTAGACCATATACAGTAGACGTTGTTCTAGACCTGGGTTCTAGACCATATAAAGTAGATGTTGTTCTAGACCTGGGTTCTAGACCATATAAAGTAGACGTTGTTCTAGACCTGGGTTCTAGACCATATAAAGTAGATGTTGTTCTAGACCTGGGTTCTAGACCATATAAAGTAGATGTACATGTTGTTCTAGACCTTGGTTCTAGACCATATAAAGTAAACGTTGTTCTAGACCTGGGTTTTCGACCATATAAAGTAGATGTTGTTCTAGACCTGGGTTCTAGACCATATAAAGTAGATGTTGTTCTAGACCTGGGTTCTAGACCATATAAAATAGATGTTGTTCTAGACCTAGGTTCTAGACCATATAAAGTAGATGTTGTTCTAGACCTGGGTTCTAGACCATATAAAGTAGACGTTGTTCTAGACCTGGGTTCTAGACCATATAAAGTAGATGTTGTTTTAGACCTGGGTTCTAGACCTTATAAAGTAGACGTTGTTCTAGACCTGACCATATAA
- the LOC134686531 gene encoding 2'-5'-oligoadenylate synthase 1A-like — protein MRSKLVPQKVAATIKGGSLGKGTAVKQMADADLLFPLGGISSVKDLREKLPEILKTLQSALDRSGHKVTSIKKTPFTIQFQISIDGILQDVDLLPIVDLGIQHPTKENLKTIYTEMKKNENLRDYYMKCLSFLQVNFVKQQPPKVKSVIRLLKYWIKTKQHKLKSYGAELLVIKAYEDLGSPSSIREEDLAINVFGKLTDLRSLKVSWNQYFDPKNFNVPSAPYILDPACPYHNLIRQKSGGIDDKYVHLERDAKKILNVLKDQDYRSKRGEL, from the exons ATGAGAAGCAAACTGGTACCCCAAAAAGTAGCCGCAACGATCAAG GGAGGCTCCCTTGGAAAGGGTACTGCAGTAAAACAGATGGCCGATGCAGATCTGCTTTTTCCATTAGGAGGTATTAGTTCTGTAAAAGACCTTAGAGAAAAATTACCAGAAATCCTCAAAACATTGCAATCAGCTTTAGACCGTTCTGGACACAAAGTCACTTCGATTAAGAAAACTCCATTTACAATACAGTTCCAGATTTCAATAGATGGAATTTTACAAGATGTTGATCTCCTGCCAATAGTAGATCTAGGAATACAGCATC CAACAAAGGAGAATCTTAAAACAATATAcacagaaatgaaaaagaacGAAAATCTGCGAGATTACTACATGAAATGTTTGTCCTTTCTGCAAGTAAACTTTGTCAAACAGCAGCCACCAAAAGTCAAATCTGTCATACGATTGCTTAAATATTGGATCAAAACAAAACAG CACAAACTTAAATCGTACGGAGCGGAACTGTTAGTAATAAAGGCTTATGAGGACCTGGGATCTCCGTCATCTATCAGGGAAGAAGATCTGGCCATCAACGTGTTTGGGAAACTGACAGATCTGAGGTCACTTAAAGTATCATGGAATCAATATTTTGATCCAAAGAATTTTAATGTTCC GTCTGCACCCTATATATTGGACCCTGCATGTCCTTATCACAATCTGATTCGCCAAAAGTCCGGAGGGATTGATGACAAATACGTCCATCTTGAAAGAGATGCAAAGAAAATACTCAATGTTTTAAAGGACCAAGATTACAGATCTAAACGTGGtgaactttga